The following coding sequences are from one Lolium rigidum isolate FL_2022 chromosome 6, APGP_CSIRO_Lrig_0.1, whole genome shotgun sequence window:
- the LOC124659736 gene encoding probable LRR receptor-like serine/threonine-protein kinase At3g47570, translating to MTMALVVVLQTMTALSLMLPGTAALTHPANSTDVDLSALLAFRASVRDQRGILRRSWTARTPFCGWLGVSCDAPGRRVVALSLPGVALGGAIPPELGNLSFISHLNLNSTGLAGAIPAELGQLARLRHLDLDENHLSGTIPSALGNLTQLEYLDLGYNGLSGAIPPELHALRNLQYISLNSNDLSGTIPQGLFNNTPDLSVIWLGRNRFAGGIPEAIGSLRKLEILVLELNLLTGTVPAAIFNMSMLRIFGLATNNLTGTLPGNKGFNLPMLQQLSLSRNYFSGIIQPALARCKNLEVLSLSINNFTGPVPAWLATMPRLSTIILSGNNLVGKIPVQLSNLTGLAMLDLSFNRLEGEIPPEIGFLRNLGYLSFSTNLLTGSIPESIGNISSIQTLDLTVNSFTGSVPITFGNIRSLTGLYVDGNKLSGKLNFLHALSNCKNLSTLGISYNAFTGSIPDYLGNLSPQLQHLIASFNSLTGSIPGTIGNLSGLTKIAFEGNQLSGTIPVSITVLNNLQELNLANNTMSGAIPEDISRLTRLVRLYLDKNHFSGSIPSSLGNLSELQYLTSSLNSLSSTIPLSLWRLSKLISLNLSYNMLIGSLPTDISQMKQIAQMDLSSNLMTGALPDSLGKLQMLTYLNLSNNSFHEQIPSSLGELVSIETIDLSYNSLWGTIPRSLANLTFLTSLNLSFNKLDGPIPDSGVFSNITLQSLRGNNALCGLPRVGISPCQSNRRSRKSLVKFILPAAMGFAILATCLGVLIRKKIKKHKNIAVPSESNIINYRLISFHELVRATENFSEGNLIGSGNFGKVFKGQLDDESIVAVKVLNMQHEGASVSFEAECRALRMARHRNLVRILSTCSNFDFKALVLQYMPNGSLDSWLYSRNSQQCFGFLKRLEIMLDVAMAMEYLHHQHTEVVLHCDLKPSNVLLDEGMTAHVADFGIAKLLLGDNNSIALTGMPGTIGYMAPEYGSAGKASRMSDVFSYGIMLLEVFTGKRPTNPLFGGELSLRQWVSEAFPFKLIDVVDPEVLSSGGKSDCHAVNHSTLLENSISLNTCLVSVIELSLQCSSTIPDERTPMQKVVVKLNKIKADYCFQMM from the exons ATGACCATGGCTCTTGTCGTAGTACTTCAAACAATGACGGCCTTGTCGCTAATGCTGCCCGGCACGGCCGCGCTCACGCACCCAGCAAACTCCACCGACGTCGACCTCTCGGCGCTGCTCGCCTTCAGGGCCAGCGTGCGCGACCAGCGCGGCATCCTGCGCCGCAGCTGGACTGCGCGAACGCCCTTCTGCGGCTGGCTCGGCGTCTCGTGTGACGCCCCTGGGCGGCGTGTCGTCGCACTGTCGCTGCCGGGCGTGGCGCTCGGCGGCGCCATTCCACCGGAGCTAGGCAACCTCTCCTTCATCTCCCACCTCAATCTCAACAGCACCGGGCTGGCCGGAGCAATCCCTGCCGAACTCGGGCAGCTAGCGCGGCTCAGGCACCTCGACCTCGACGAGAATCACCTGTCAGGTACCATCCCCTCGGCGCTTGGCAACCTCACCCAGCTCGAGTATCTTGACCTCGGCTACAATGGCCTCTCCGGGGCCATTCCTCCGGAATTGCACGCGCTGCGCAACCTCCAGTACATAAGCCTCAATTCCAACGACCTGAGTGGCACCATACCTCAAGGCCTCTTCAACAACACCCCTGATTTGAGTGTCATATGGCTTGGCCGGAACAGATTTGCCGGAGGAATACCTGAAGCGATTGGCTCTCTGAGGAAGCTTGAAATCCTAGTCCTAGAGCTCAACCTTCTTACCGGCACTGTCCCTGCTGCCATCTTCAACATGTCCATGCTCCGAATCTTTGGTTTGGCGACCAACAATCTTACCGGTACCCTCCCTGGCAACAAGGGCTTTAACCTCCCTATGCTCCAGCAACTAAGTCTTTCTCGGAATTACTTCAGTGGCATCATCCAGCCGGCACTGGCTAGATGCAAAAACCTTGAGGTTCTTTCCTTGTCCATTAATAACTTCACTGGTCCTGTACCAGCATGGTTGGCAACAATGCCTCGGCTGTCTACCATTATACTGTCGGGAAATAACCTTGTCGGTAAGATCCCTGTTCAGCTGAGCAACCTCACAGGCCTTGCAATGCTTGATCTTAGTTTCAACCGGCTGGAAGGAGAGATTCCACCTGAGATAGGCTTTTTGAGAAACCTCGGTTACTTGAGTTTTTCAACAAACCTCCTAACAGGTTCCATTCCTGAATCCATCGGCAATATATCAAGTATCCAAACTCTTGATCTGACGGTCAATTCCTTCACTGGTTCAGTACCAATCACGTTTGGGAATATCCGCAGTCTTACAGGCCTGTATGTGGATGGAAACAAGCTTAGCGGCAAGTTAAATTTTCTCCATGCACTTTCCAATTGCAAAAACCTGAGTACCCTCGGAATATCATACAATGCGTTTACAGGAAGCATACCTGACTATCTGGGAAACCTTAGTCCCCAGCTCCAGCACCTCATAGCAAGTTTTAACAGCCTGACAGGGAGCATTCCAGGTACAATTGGAAATCTTAGTGGGCTTACAAAAATTGCTTTCGAGGGAAACCAACTGAGTGGGACGATTCCTGTATCCATCACTGTGTTGAACAATCTTCAAGAGCTCAACCTTGCCAACAACACCATGTCTGGTGCCATCCCAGAAGACATTTCCAGATTAACACGCCTAGTGAGATTGTATCTTGATAAAAACCATTTCTCTGGCTCGATACCGAGCAGTCTGGGCAATCTAAGCGAGCTGCAGTACCTGACATCTTCTCTTAACTCGCTTTCTTCAACCATACCATTGAGTTTGTGGCGCCTTTCAAAGCTCATCAGTCTTAATCTGTCATACAACATGCTGATTGGTTCACTGCCAACAGATATTAGCCAAATGAAACAAATTGCTCAAATGGATCTTTCAAGCAATCTCATGACCGGTGCCTTACCAGATTCCTTGGGCAAGCTCCAGATGCTGACCTATCTGAACCTGTCAAACAACTCATTCCATGAACAAATCCCAAGCTCACTGGGAGAGCTAGTCAGCATAGAGACCATTGACCTATCATACAATTCCCTTTGGGGTACCATACCAAGGTCACTGGCCAATTTGACCTTCCTCACTAGCTTGAATCTCTCTTTCAATAAACTAGATGGTCCAATACCAGATAGTGGAGTGTTCTCAAACATCACACTACAGTCTTTGAGAGGAAACAATGCTCTTTGTGGCCTCCCACGAGTAGGCATTTCACCCTGCCAGAGCAATCGTAGATCACGGAAATCATTGGTAAAGTTTATACTTCCTGCAGCCATGGGATTTGCAATTTTAGCTACCTGTTTGGGAGTACTAATCAGAAAAAAGATCAAGAAGCACAAAAATATTGCAGTTCCCTCGGAGTCCAACATAATCAACTACCGGTTAATATCATTCCATGAGCTTGTTCGTGCAACAGAAAACTTCAGTGAGGGCAACCTGATTGGATCTGGGAATTTTGGTAAAGTCTTCAAGGGTCAACTAGATGATGAATCAATTGTTGCAGTAAAGGTCCTCAACATGCAACATGAAGGAGCCTCTGTGAGTTTTGAAGCGGAATGTCGTGCTCTGCGCATGGCTCGTCACCGAAATCTAGTGAGAATACTTAGCACATGCTCCAATTTTGACTTCAAGGCATTGGTGCTCCAGTACATGCCAAATGGGAGTTTGGACAGCTGGCTGTACTCCAGGAACAGCCAGCAGTGTTTTGGATTCCTCAAGAGGCTAGAAATTATGCTAGATGTAGCAATGGCAATGGAGTATCTTCACCACCAGCACACTGAGGTTGTCCTTCATTGTGATCTGAAGCCAAGCAATGTATTGCTGGATGAAGGCATGACTGCACACGTCGCTGACTTTGGCATAGCTAAGTTGTTGTTGGGAGATAATAACTCTATTGCATTGACAGGCATGCCCGGAACAATTGGCTACATGGCACCAG AATATGGATCAGCTGGTAAAGCATCACGGATGAGCGATGTGTTCAGCTATGGGATCATGCTGCTGGAGGTTTTCACGGGGAAAAGACCTACTAATCCGCTGTTTGGTGGGGAGCTGAGCTTGCGGCAATGGGTCAGTGAAGCATTTCCATTCAAGCTTATAGATGTTGTCGACCCCGAAGTTCTATCAAGTGGAGGCAAGAGTGATTGTCATGCTGTCAATCATAGCACCTTGTTAGAGAATTCCATCAGCCTCAACACATGCCTTGTATCTGTAATAGAGTTGAGCTTACAGTGCTCATCAACAATACCTGATGAAAGAACCCCAATGCAGAAGGTGGTAGTGAAGTTGAACAAGATAAAGGCAGATTACTGCTTCCAGATGATGTAG